A part of uncultured Methanobrevibacter sp. genomic DNA contains:
- a CDS encoding HEPN domain-containing protein, whose translation MDEFISKANDKLISSKILFDNHQYATSVSAAYYCMFLTAKALLIKKEHYPKSHEGLISLFGQVYVNQGDFDRNIAKYLARAQSLREDADYDAVDGITESIANLWINNAEEFMEESKRFL comes from the coding sequence GTGGATGAATTTATTTCAAAAGCAAATGATAAGTTAATCTCAAGCAAAATCCTTTTTGATAATCATCAGTATGCAACATCTGTTAGTGCAGCTTATTATTGCATGTTTTTAACTGCTAAAGCATTGTTAATTAAAAAAGAGCATTATCCTAAATCTCATGAAGGTTTAATCTCCTTATTTGGTCAAGTGTATGTAAATCAAGGTGATTTTGATAGAAATATAGCTAAATATCTTGCACGTGCCCAATCTTTACGTGAAGATGCTGATTATGATGCTGTTGATGGGATTACAGAAAGTATTGCAAACTTATGGATAAATAATGCCGAAGAATTTATGGAAGAGTCCAAACGTTTTTTATAA